GGTCTGACATCAACACCGAACTGAATCGCACGGTTATCCGTAAGGCGATCCGTTCGCTGAAGTTGCAGAAAGCCAAGCCGATCAGCCGTATGGTTGCCCCTTCGGTCAACTACGCCACGACCCCAGTCAGCCCTGCCTACGTGGGTGTTGCCCACACCAGCGCTGAAATGGACATCCGCAACATGGGCGGTTTCTCCCCTGTGGAAAACTACGCGAATGAAGCGAACATGTTCCCTGGTGAGATTGGCCGTGTGGATGCGGTCCGCTTTGTGATTTCCACCGAAGTGCCCTTCTGGGCCAATGCCGGCGCTGCCTTGGGTGGCACGGGTATGCTTTCCACTGGCGGTTCCAACATTGACGTGTACCCGCTCCTGATCATTGGGATGGATGCCCTTGGTGTTGTGTCCTTGAAAGGCCCCAACGCTGCAACGCCTTACCTGTTCAACCCGGTGCCCTCTGCGGGTAACCCGACGGGTCAGGTGGGCCACGCGGTGTGGAAGCTTTGGACGACCGCACTGATCCTTAACCAAGCGCATGTTGTCCGTGTGGAGCATGCGATCAAGCAAGACCCGGCCTAATAGGAGAATGTGACATGGCTTCGACTGATGGACTTCCGCGTATGGTCACTGGCTCCATTACTGGAACCGGTGCATCTTTGATGGTCTCGCTGGGCTTCGTGCCCAGTCGAGTGGATGTATTCAACATCGCAACTGCTGGACGGCTTGAGTGGATGGACACCATGCCCAGCGCATCTGCGATCAAGACGGTTACTGCTGGAACGCAGACCTACATTACCAGCAATGGTATCACCCCGGTTGAGACCAGCACCTCCGGCCAGGGATTCCTGATCGGCGCCGACGCCGTGAACGGATCTGGTAATACCTTGGTATATTTTGCTGTAGGGAATTGATCCCCGCGTTTGGGGCCGGTAACACGGCCCCCTTTTTCCAACCTCTCGGAGTTTTAAAATGACCGACAATCAAGAAGTTCAACAGAGCCGTCGCGGGCGCAAACCGGCAAATGTTGCCCGAGCAGACGATGAGCGTACCCAATACCTGAAGGCGAAATACGGCAGCCGTTGGTATCGTTACGACAAGGTACGGGTTATTGTGAATCATGGCTCACGCCCTGATCTCACGCAAGAGTTTTTTGGGTTCGATGATCTTCACTACCTGATCCGCATGAATGAAGAAGCAGTCATCCCACGGGTGATTTACGACATGATCATGGATTGCAAGAAGATTGATTTTGTTCAGGCCCCCGCTGATCCAAGCAACCCTTCCGCTATCCAGCCTATCAATGAGATCGTGCGACCGGTCTGGAACGTGCAGTTTCTTGGCGAAGAGGATCTTCCCGAGTGAACCTTGGCGAGCTGATCACAACTACACGGGAATACCTGGACGATATCGATGCTTACAGCCCCGATAACGATGACCTTTTGTTCTCCGATGCACAGATCACTCGCCAACTGAACCGCGCTCAAGAGCGCTTTTGTGAACTCACCGGGCATCTTCTCGGTGAGTTTTCTATTTCTGTGGTTGCGGATGTGAGCGATTACGAACTCCCGTCCGGGACCATCGCGGTAAAGAACGTGAAGTTCAACGACCGCTATATACCGCGTTACGGCCTGCATGGCCTGACGGGTAACTACGAAGGTAGCGTTATTGGCTACGAGACTGATATCCAGGGGTTTCAGCTACTGCGCCTTGTAGGTAAGCCAGCTGCCACGGATACCTTGCGTGTTCATGTGCAGCGTTACCCCCAGGTTGCTCTGGTGGTTGATGGCGATGTACCGGAGATCCCAGCCCAATGGCACATCAGTCTGTGCGACTACGCCACTGCGAAGTTGCTGCGCAATGCGAACCAGGATACCAATGACTCCAGCAAGGCGAACCAGTTCATGAACAGCTTCATGTCGGATATCCAGGACGCCAGGAGCCAGTTTCACAGCTTCGCTGAGACCGGCGTCCGGTTCGGTAGCGTAGCCACATGGATTCGCAAGGGTGGCTGGGGGTGAGGGATGTACACAACCGACCCTAATACCACATTCAAGTATACCGGTTTCAACGGAATCAATGATCAGGCAGCGCAGCACTCAGTCCCAACGGGCGAGGGCGAGGTAGACCTGACCGCTGCGATCAATGTGGATATTGATCGTTACAAGAAGCTGTTCCGCCGGCAGGGGTTTACGGCTGTTTACAACGGCACGAACATCCGGTGCCTCACGCCCTTCGAGGGTGGACTCATGTTCGCGGATGGCGCGGAACTCAAGCACCGCTCCAGTACAGGGGTAGTGAACACGGTGCACAGTCTTCTGGCCCAAACCGATACGATCTGTATGGCTGAAGTGAACGGGGATATGGTTGTATCGGACGGGCAGGAAATCTGGACGGTTGCACCGGATCTTAGCTATCGGATTCTTGGGGTAAACCCCCCAGCTACGGAGCCGAATGTTTCAGCATCGTCGGGGGGCAGCGTACCGCAGGGCGTGTACCTTGTTGCAGTCACGATGATATCCGCGACCGGAGAGGAATCCGGCGCACCGTTTGTAACGGAAGTTGAATTGACCGACCGAGGCTCGATCCAGGTTTCGAACATGCCCAATAGTGAAGGGTCGGTCAAGAAGAATGTGTACGTCGGAGTAGGGGATAGCCTGTTCCTCGAAGCTACTGTATCTGGGGCGTCGGTAACGATAAGCAGCCTGGTCGGCGGGCGTGTGTTGCAGTTCCAGCATAAGACCCGCACACCACCGGGTACGCACATGGTACATACAAAAGGGCGCCTGTTCATCGCGGATGGTAACGTCCTGTGGTACAGCGAACCGTTGGATTACGGCAAGTGCGATATGCGCAGCGGGTTCATCGTGTTCCCTGAACCGATTACGATGCTCACCGAGCGCCTGTTTATCGCAACGGATTCGAATACCTACTGGTTGCGCGGAGACAACCCGGATCAACTTGTCCTGCTGGAGATCCTGAAATACGGAACACCCAAGACCAAGGCAGCCGAAGTCGAGGGTAGTTACCTTGGTGATACGGGT
This is a stretch of genomic DNA from Candidatus Macondimonas diazotrophica. It encodes these proteins:
- a CDS encoding N4-gp56 family major capsid protein, whose amino-acid sequence is MATGTTKYSDLSVRNTVYAQKKMLETPQPMLILEALATHFTVPLNSTRVASWVRADALPLATTPVIEGVVPSATKFTTQKIEATLKQYIGLVSVTDVLADTHEDGNLMALMEQMGYQLGNTVEAIRFGEFVSGTNKMQTNGTNRSDINTELNRTVIRKAIRSLKLQKAKPISRMVAPSVNYATTPVSPAYVGVAHTSAEMDIRNMGGFSPVENYANEANMFPGEIGRVDAVRFVISTEVPFWANAGAALGGTGMLSTGGSNIDVYPLLIIGMDALGVVSLKGPNAATPYLFNPVPSAGNPTGQVGHAVWKLWTTALILNQAHVVRVEHAIKQDPA